In Clostridium sp. JN-1, one genomic interval encodes:
- a CDS encoding AAA-like domain-containing protein: protein MEKEFNITGTCIPHMHYMVDTSNKIDKIIKLIQKGKYFIINRPRQYGKTTTLFLLNKRLRADENYLPIKISFEGIGDSVFENEEGFSKAFLQIIERSLMLNNKNLSDFLKKERVKVQNLNDLSNVITELVMKADKKVVLMIDEVDKSSNNQLFLSFLGMLRNKYLQRNEGEDVTFHSVILAGVHDVKSLKIKIRPDEEHKYNSPWNIASDFDVDMSFCKEEIETMLDEYIKDKGVRLDKQYFSERLYFYTSGYPFLVSKLCKIIDEKIMLEGELEWKKEYMDMAVKKLLNDDNTNFQSLIKNIENNSKLKEMIKSLLIDGNKINYNINNPIINMGMLYGIFKNEDNNLKINNRIYEQVIYDYMSSLIETSTDVSFYNERSNFIKEDGNLDVKEILLKFQQFMKHEYSEKRKTFLEADGRLLFLAFISPIINGTGFAFKEVQGGEEKRFDIVITYNKKMYILELKIWHGEEYHEKGLIQLAQYLEQYSLDTGYLLIFDFRNLKGEAGKVNETSVNIGSMEKNIVEVYC, encoded by the coding sequence GGTTGATACTTCAAATAAGATAGATAAAATAATTAAGTTAATACAAAAAGGAAAGTATTTCATAATAAATAGACCAAGGCAGTATGGAAAGACTACAACTTTATTTTTACTTAATAAAAGACTTAGGGCAGATGAAAATTATTTACCTATAAAAATAAGCTTTGAAGGTATTGGAGATTCTGTTTTTGAAAATGAAGAAGGTTTTTCGAAAGCTTTTTTACAAATAATAGAGAGAAGTTTAATGTTAAACAATAAAAATTTATCAGATTTTCTGAAAAAAGAGAGAGTTAAGGTTCAAAATTTAAATGATTTATCAAATGTAATAACTGAATTGGTTATGAAGGCAGATAAAAAGGTAGTTTTAATGATAGATGAAGTTGATAAGAGCAGTAACAATCAACTTTTTCTAAGTTTCTTGGGAATGCTTAGAAATAAGTATTTACAGAGAAATGAAGGAGAGGATGTTACTTTTCACAGTGTAATATTGGCAGGTGTACATGACGTGAAGAGTTTAAAAATAAAAATAAGACCTGATGAAGAGCATAAATATAATAGCCCATGGAATATAGCTTCTGATTTTGATGTGGATATGAGCTTTTGTAAGGAAGAAATAGAAACAATGTTAGATGAATATATAAAGGATAAAGGAGTAAGGCTTGATAAACAGTATTTTTCAGAAAGGCTGTATTTCTATACTTCGGGTTATCCTTTCTTAGTAAGTAAGCTTTGCAAGATAATAGATGAGAAAATAATGCTAGAAGGTGAACTTGAGTGGAAAAAGGAATATATGGATATGGCTGTAAAGAAACTTTTAAATGATGATAATACAAACTTCCAGAGTTTAATCAAAAATATTGAAAATAATAGTAAACTAAAAGAAATGATAAAGAGTTTACTTATAGATGGAAATAAAATTAACTACAATATAAATAATCCCATTATAAATATGGGAATGCTTTATGGAATATTTAAAAATGAAGATAATAACTTAAAAATAAATAATAGGATATATGAGCAGGTAATTTATGATTACATGAGTTCTTTAATAGAAACTTCAACTGATGTGAGCTTTTACAACGAAAGGTCGAATTTTATAAAAGAAGATGGAAATCTTGATGTAAAAGAGATACTTTTAAAATTCCAGCAGTTTATGAAACATGAGTATTCGGAAAAAAGGAAGACATTTTTGGAGGCAGATGGCAGATTGTTGTTTTTAGCTTTTATAAGTCCCATAATAAATGGCACAGGTTTTGCCTTTAAAGAAGTGCAGGGCGGAGAAGAAAAGCGTTTTGACATAGTTATAACTTATAATAAAAAAATGTATATATTAGAACTTAAAATATGGCATGGTGAAGAATACCATGAAAAAGGACTTATTCAGCTGGCACAGTATTTGGAACAGTACAGCCTGGATACAGGATATCTGTTAATATTTGACTTTAGAAATCTTAAAGGTGAAGCTGGAAAAGTGAATGAAACTAGTGTTAATATAGGCAGCATGGAAAAGAATATAGTGGAAGTTTACTGCTAG
- a CDS encoding transposase, which produces MPTTIRKWYPGASYHVTVRGNRRDNIFKGRADFLYYLNLLEETLEYYIYDKYEIMSYCLMSNHVHLLIKASEKPLGQFMGRISSKYAKYYNRKYNYVGHLFQGRYYSEIIKSDAQMLETSRYIHLNPVRAKIVEKPEAYEWSSYSMYIGEEKEKLICSELLLSYFKGNIENRKLYRRFVESTPGV; this is translated from the coding sequence ATGCCAACGACGATAAGAAAATGGTATCCTGGTGCAAGTTATCATGTTACTGTAAGGGGGAATCGTAGAGATAATATATTTAAAGGTAGAGCAGATTTTTTATACTATTTAAATTTACTTGAAGAAACTTTAGAATATTATATATATGATAAATATGAAATAATGAGTTATTGCTTAATGAGTAACCATGTTCATTTATTGATTAAAGCGAGCGAAAAACCTTTGGGACAATTTATGGGTAGAATAAGCAGTAAATATGCAAAATACTATAATAGAAAATATAATTATGTTGGGCATCTATTTCAAGGTAGATATTATTCGGAAATCATAAAGTCAGATGCACAAATGCTTGAAACAAGTAGATATATACATCTGAATCCAGTCAGGGCTAAAATAGTTGAAAAGCCTGAAGCTTATGAATGGAGCAGCTATTCTATGTATATTGGTGAGGAGAAAGAAAAACTAATCTGCAGCGAACTACTGTTATCTTATTTTAAGGGCAATATCGAAAACAGAAAATTATATAGAAGATTTGTTGAGAGTACCCCAGGGGTGTAA